The following DNA comes from Candidatus Poribacteria bacterium.
CGGACTTTACGAACTTTTTTAACTGAAAACTGACAACTATTTAGTGTGTCCGCATCGCGTTTGCGGGCATAATCCGAGCCGCTTTTATTGCAGGAAATAGACTCACAATTGTCGCTGATAGCATAACAGTCATAGCAGGAATAACCAGACACCGGACGTTGACTGCAGCGTACAACGTCTTGAGTTTCATACCGCCGAAACTAATTTCCTCGGGATATGTGATACCGTATATAGATAGCAGATAATTGGCTAAAACTCCAAGGAGTGCCCCAACACAGATGCTTCCAAGTGCTATGATGACGACTTCGCAAACGACGAGCCAGAAGATTTGCGCCGGTTTTGTCCCGACCGCCTTCAGCACGCCGTATTCACGCGTCCGCTCTAACACCGACATTAACACCGTATTGAGAACACCGATAGCGACAATCAGCATAATCACCCAGCGAGCAATGGCATCCCCTTGTTGATCGGTGCGCATGGCGTGATAAAAGGATTTGGCGACCACCTGCCATGGTGCAACATCAAGCGTTGAATCATTGAGTTGTGTTTCGATTGCGCTTGTAATTTTATCAACCCGGTTGATGTTTGACACAATCACGACAATCTCGTGGACGCGTCCCTCAAGCACAAGCAATTCTTGCGCATCTTCAATGTGTAGATAACACGCGACGCGATCTGTTATGTCGTCACCACTCTCTGCGATACCGACAATCTTATATAGGTCATTCGCAATCGAACCGTCAGCACCTTGCGAAACAATTACAATCTCACTACCAATCCTTGCAGAAAGAACTTTCGCCAAGTCTTTCCCAATAACAGCCTGATATGCTGGTATTTCTCCGAGTGTGCTGCCTTCAACGACTTTTTTATCAAAACGGGTTGCTTCGGTTTCGCGTGCAACGTCAATCCCGATAATTTGCACAGCCGTACTCTTTTCACCTACGGAACCGAGTCCGGCACCGTAGACACGCGGTGTCCATGCTTCAACGCCTGCAACACTCAGAATCGTTTCACCCACGGTAGAAGCGTTGTTGATCGTTTTGTAAAGCGACGGTTTATCAAGATACCCCTCGCGATGCACTTGAATATGTCCGATGCGGTTTCGTGTGAACATGGCGATAATATTGCCGTACGCGCCGTCGGTCAAACCAATGCTTACCGATAAGAGCATAAAACCGACAATCATTGCGAGGGCGGTCAGGATTGTACGCCGCTTTTGACGGAGAGTATTACGAAACGCAATTTTGAGTATCATAAAGTCGTATGCATAGTAGTAGGCACACTCCGTGTGCCGTAACCTATCTTCTTCTCTGTAGGTTTCGGCGTGTGAAGATTTTATCGTCGATGTCTGAATCGAATGTTGCGTTCAACCACCGGACAACCGTTTTATGTCCCTCTTTGTTCTGCGGAATCATCTCCATCACAGAGGGTGCGATTTTGTCACCAAAGGTCTTGATTTCCTTGAAATTCATCACCCGCATCAAGTTACCTTTTTCATCATAGAACCGCTGCCACACCGGTATATAATCCTTGGATTGTACTGCCGCAACAATCTTTCCCCAAACAATCGGAGAATCGTCCTTCGGTATGAGTTGGACATAGAGATGATCTGGAGCTGCGTCTTCTGGTGTAACGTACTGATAGGTGTAATCGTCGAGCATCGACGACTCCCGGACCAAGTCGTCATTCGTGAAATCGGAACCCATCCACGACCCCATCATCATCGACGGTGGGATCTTCATTGTTTTGTTCGTCTTCGGTAGGTAGTTCCACATCTCATTGCCGATACGTAGTGTCGCGACCCCTTGTTCCTTTTTCGGTGCGGTAATTCGGATAAAAGTTTTGTCCATCCCTCTCGTCCAGACTGTCATCGCGAGGGTGCGTTCCCAATGCGGTGTGACAATTTGCATCTCCATTTCGGCATGGCTCGTCTCACTCCGATAGAGCTGATCTATTTTTTTGACAACGGTTTCAACATCTGGAACGTGTTCATCGGCTCGCACGAATATACATAAGGGCACAGTCAACACAAACAAAAGCCATACCCCCAAACTTCGCGATTTGTTCTGTGTTTTATTTTTCAATTTCGCCATTTTCCAGTCATCCTTTCCAGTTTTATCCTATGCCTTAATAATATCACAAAATATCTTAAAGTTCAAGTTTCGGTAGGACTTGGGTGTGTAAATATTTTGTCAGCGATTCGTCCGTTGATGCGGCTTATGAAACATATCAAAGCCTCTTGGATAGGGAGAAGAAATTTTCGCTCCTACGAAAACCTTTAGTATCGCGTCTCAGACCGCATGACAACTGATTTGTCTGTGAATTTCGGATAATCAAGAATTCTTCTCCTTTCTTCTCCAAAATCGTTGTTTCTGTGCCGAGTTGATTGATGAAAACCTCGTTAAGGAAGATAGAGATATTGCTTGGAAAGACTTTTCTAAGCGTCTCGCCGCGGGGTTGTGTGAACCCTTCTTTGTCCTTTTTTGAAGTTTTCAGCGTTTTCATTTTTTATCCCTTTATATTTTTTGAGGCGTTGGGCATAACAACTATAGAAGTAGAAGTGTTTGAAGGATCGTGTTAGGTTCTGCAGAGGTGGTCTGCTGTGTGCTAACGGTTCAAATACATTATAGGTTATTATAGCATATATATCAACGTTAGTAAAGTTATAATAAATTTAGTTATCAGAAATATTCAATTGTCAAATTGTCTGAATCGCGGATTATTGCGGAAGCGGAGGTGTGAGATAATCCTATAAATCCTGATTCTGACAATTAACTTGCACCTCTCTAAAAAATCGGGTAAACTAAACAGATATAACCCTCAAGGAAAACAACGATGCCGCAAACACATATCAGAGCCGATGTCCAACGCGCCCTAAGTCAATTCACAAACGGCGAACTCCACGAAAACGCAATCCACCTCCTCAAGGTGTTAGGCTACCAAAGCCAACGCACACTCAACCGCGATACCAGCACAACCGAGGCATTTCTTGAAGATTTTGATCCTGACAACCTCATAAATCCAGAAAAAGCCTTACTGCACGAATGGCAGACGGCTGATTTCCTCTTCCAACTCACCGCTGACGAAATCAGACAACACACGCAAGAGACGTTCACCTTCAATGAGGATCCAGGCGTTGACGAAAGTATTTATCAATCCTACCTGTTTCTCGCTATCAGACTTAAAGGAGACACCTATTCCCGCACCGCACTCGCCAATATCACCCGCGAAATCAACAAGCTCTACGCCATACCTGCGATGCTAATCTTTCAATACGGACACGCGTTGACCTTTTCCATTATCAACCGCAGACCGAGTCAACGCGACGCTGCCCTTGATGTGCTTGAGAAAGTGACACTCATCAAGGACATTGACGTTGTGAATCCGCACCGCGCCCATCTTGACATCTTGGCAGAATTGTCGCTGGATGCCCTCTATCAGCAGCATGGGTTTACGAACTTCCTCGAACTCCATCAGGCGTGGCAGCGGACGTTGGACACCTCCGAACTCAACAGACGCTTCTTCAAAGAGATCGCCGATTGGTATTTCTGGGCAGTGGAGAAGGTGACATTCCCCCATGATAAGGGGGGACAGGGGGGTTCAGCCGATGCGGGTGACGATGTAGCTGTCCGCAATGCCACATGCATTATCCGCCTGATTACGCGGCTCATCTTCGTCTGGTTTCTCAAGGAGAAAGGACTTGTCCCGAGCACACTCTTTGATGAAGACGACATCGCGGCACTGCTCGCGGACGTTGACCCACAGGAAGGCACCTACTACAAAGCAATCCTTCAAAACCTGTTTTTCGCAACGTTGAATCAGGAGATGAACCCCCCTAATAAGAGGGGCAGGGGGGTTCCCCGCAAGTTCCGAGGCGAGGGACGGCAGCACTATAACATCACATCGCTGTATCGCTACAAACGCTATTTCAAGGATCCGGAGGCAGCACTTCACTTGTTTGAGACGATTCCGTTCCTCAACGGTGGTTTGTTTGAGTGCCTTGACAAACCCGCCCCGGACGACGCAAAAACGATCCTGCGAATCGACGGTTTCTCCGACAGAGAGGACAACCCGCTTTCGGTTCCAAATGAACTCTTCTTCTCCGAACCGCAAGCGGTCAATCTCAACGCCGTCTATGACACGAAAAATAGTCGATATACTGTGCGCGGTTTAATCCACATCCTCAACCGCTACAAATTCACCATCGCTGAGAACACACCGATAGAACAAGAAATCGCCCTGGATCCTGAACTGCTCGGACAGGTGTTTGAAAACCTGCTTGCAGCGTATAACCCCGAAACCGGCACGACTGCACGTAAACAGACAGGTTCCTTCTATACCCCGCGCGAGGTCGTCAACTATATGGTAGACGAATCCTTGATTGCTTATCTCCAAAACACAGTTCGCAGTAGGGCAATTCATTGCCCGTCAGAAACCAAACTTCGACACCTTCTTACCTACAACGACGAACCGCACCCATTCACCGATACCGAAACCGAGCAGCTCATCACCGCGATTGACACACTCAAAATCCTTGACCCAGCGTGCGGTTCCGGTGCCTTCCCGATGGGTATCCTCCACAAACTCGTCTTTCTGCTCAGCAAACTCGACCCTCGCAACGCACAGTGGCGACAACGGCAAATCGATAGGGTTCAAAACACCATCACAGAAGCAGAGAAAATCGACGACAGTGTTATCCGAGAAAGCACGATTGACGAATTAGAAGGCGAAATTGAAAACATCAACGAGGCGTTTGAACGCAACGAACTCGACTACGGCAGAAAACTCTATCTCATAGAGAACTGCATCTATGGTGTAGACATCCAACCCATCGCCACACAGATCGCCAAACTCCGCTTCTTTATCTCGCTGATTGTGGAGCAGAAAATCGACGATACGCGTGAAAATCGCGGCGTGCGTCCGTTGCCGAACCTTGAGACGAAGTTTGTCGCAGCCAATACACTCCTCGGTGTGGAGAAACCCGCACAGATGACCTTTCGCAACCCAGAGATAGACAGCAAAGAGAAGGCATTGGAAGAGGTCCGTCGCCGACATTTCACTGCTCGAACACCCAGAACCAAAGACCGATACAGACAACAGGATGCAACACTTCGCGCCGAGATTAGCGCGTTGCTGCAACAGGACGGGTTTCCGAGTGAGACAACGGAGAAGATTGCGGGGTGGGATCCTTACGACCAGAACGCTGCAGCGGATTTCTTTGATCCCGAATGGATGTTCGGTATCACAGACGGATTCGATGTCGTGATTGGCAATCCACCGTATGTCCGTCAAGAGAAAATCAAGGATCTCAAACCCACGTTGAAAAAACGCTATGCCTGTTACACAGGTGCCGCAGACCTCTACGTCTATTTCTATGAGCGCGGCCTGCAATTGCTGAATACAAGTGGCATCCATACCTTTATCTGTTCTAACAGCTGGCTGGATGTCAACTACGGCGCGCCGTTACAGAAGTATCTATTGGACAACACCACAGGTGCAGTTATCTGCCACAGTGAAGCGGAGCGTGAGTTTGAGAGTGCGGACATCAATACGATCGTAAGTATTCTCCACAACGGCACCCCCGATGCAGATTCTCAGATCCGTTTTCTAACCTTCAAAACGTTCATCGGCGACCCAGATATAGAGAACCGTCGGGAGCGGACGCGCACCTATACCGAGTTGGCACAAGCAGGCACGCGTGAAAACAAATACACCGGTGACAAGTGGGGTGGGAAATATCTCCGCGCCCCCGACATCTATTGGACGCTTCTGGAGAAAGGGAAAGATAAACTGGTACGCCTCGGAGACGTTGCGGAGGTACGTTTTGGCATCAAAACAGGTGCCAATGACTTTTTCTATCTTGATGCGGAACGGATTCAGGAATGGGGCATTGCGTCGGAATTTCTGAAACCTGTCATCAAGAGTCCGCGAGAATGCAAAAGCATCCGTGTAGACCCAAGCGAGTTGCAATTCAAGTTGTTTATGTGCCATGCGGACAGAGCGGCATTAGCAGGCACAGCAGCGTTGAAATACATTGAATGCGGTGAGTCGCAAGGGTATCATCAAAGACCGAGTTGCAGAGGACGGCCGCGCTGGTGGGATTTGGGTAAATGGGATTTTGCCGATTTGCTTTGGATTGAAACGATGCATGAGTCCTTTAAGGTTCATCGAAATGCACCATCTATCTATGAAAGTGACAAGTTTTATGGGATTAAATTTCAGGGTAACATTGACACCTTAACAGTTTTGCTCAATTCAACCCCTGTAATGCTTTTCAAACTTCTTTCGGGTTTCCATTCACTTGGAGGTGGAGGATTGAAAACTGCTGTTTATGAGGTTAAAGACTTTCACATTCTACAACCCGAATTGGTGGCATTCAATGAGGATTTGGTAAATACACTGATTCAGAGAGAAATCGGTACTATTCAAGAGGATGTTGAGCACCCAAACCGCCGCGCCCTTGACGCAATCATCTTTGATGCCCTCGATCTCACGCAAGGTGAACGGGATGGCGTGTATGAAGCGGTTGTGAATCTGGTGGAATCTCGCTTGCGGAAGGCGCGGAGTTTGAAAGGGAAATAGGGGTTGATATAAGGCTGCTAATTTTCTTGAAAATGCCCACAAATTGTAGTATAATTTGATGTTAATAGTTAATCGTGTTGTCAACTTAGTTTAAGTTTCCCTTCACGGTTAAATTTTATTTAACACGCTAAGGGGTCAGGTGATGAACAACGAATCTCAGAATCCATCTGATGAATTAAAAAAACGCTGGGAATTACTTGATAAAGAATGGGATGAACTACTCAAACGCAACCTGTCAAACACAGAAAGTCTTGCTAAGTACGTCTTTTCATTATCCAGTGCCGGTCTCGGAGTTTCGCTGATAGTTGTGAAAGACATGAATTTATTGGCCTCAGGAAACTTTAAATGGATTCTCATTGCTTCCTGGGTAGCGTTTTTAATCACTATTTCGTCTGCCTTAGTCTCTTACCTCACCAGCCTGCACGGAATAGATAAGGAATTTGATCGTATCGAGGAAGAATATGAAAAAGAAATTGAGGAAAAAGCAGAAGGTGAAAAAAAGAAACCGGGTAGGACAACGAAAATTCTTCGCTATGTGTTTGTGATTTCTTGTATCATTGGTGTTATCTGCACCCCTTTATTTATTTTATTAAATATAAAACATCTTAAATGCTGAAATTCTGACCCTAAATGCCATAGGAGGTGTCATTATGGCAAATCAGAAGAAAACCCGCTCTGATAAAGTATTACCCGGACATCAGAAAAAGGAACCTCTTCCGGGAAAAAAACCTGGTCGTGTTGAAAAAGGAGCAGCCGATGTGCCGCGTCCACGTCCCAAACCAACACTCAAACCCAAACCCGAGTCCAAACCCGAGTCTAAACCCAAACCGGAATCCACACCGGAATCTAAACCGGAAAATAAGCAATAGGACCTTCAAAACTTCCGGTGTTATCATTACCTACAAGTAATCCGCGCCATGAGTGAGTTTCGGAGTTAATTGTTTGAATCGCTGATGACGCGGATTGTGCAGATTTCACGGATTTTTGGGCTGTGTCATCTAAAATTGTTCGGTGAGGTGAGTAGGATAATCCGCGTCATCCGTGTAATCAGTGAAAATCGGCGATTCAGAACAATTGCGGAGTCTCATTCCAAAGAAATTGTGACTGTGGAGAAAAGCCAATGAGCAAAACGTTACAGGGATTCATTACTTACTCACATGAAGATACAGCGCAAAAAGATACATTACGAAAACGTCTTTTTGTGATGGAGCAAAATAACGAGTTAGGGACATGGGACGATGGTCAACTTACTCCAGGCGATAAAGCACTTCAGGAGGATATCCTCAAAAAGGTTGCTGATTCGGACTTGCTCTTATACCTTGTTTCTGCGGCGAGCCTCGCTTCTAAAAACTGCAACAAGGAATTAGGAGAAGCATTAAAGCAAAAAATAAGAGTTATCCCGATTATTCTTGAGCATTGTGATTGGCTCAACCACCAACTCAGTGGTTTTGAAGTCCTTCCTCACAAAGGTAAACCTATTAGCAAATGGGAGGATCCGAGTGAAGGATGGCAAAATGTGGTAGATGGTATCCGAAAGGCCGTTGATGAAATGCAGGCTCAGGCAAAATCCACATCTGAAAATGTCCAGAACAGACGACTAGCCGGATGGGTTCTTCAACAGGGTAATTTCCTACTGATGCTAAAGCAAATTAATATGGCAATAGAAGCCTATTCACATGCTATTGATCTCAATCCAGATAATGCGGATGCCTATATTAATCGCGGTGCTGCTTATATCAAAGGGGGCAAACACGACCTTGCTATTGAAAACTGTAACAAAGCGATACAGTTGCGCCCCAATTATGCCTTAACCTATAACAATCGCGGGGTGGCTTATGATGAGAAGTGTGAACATGATCGTGCTATTTCAGATTATGATAAAGCGATAGAACTCAAACCTAATTACGCCGACGCCTATAATAATCGCGGTAATGTCTACAAGGCAAAACGCCTGTATGATCGTGCTATTTCAGATTATGATAAAGCGATAGAACTCAAACCTAATTACGCCGACGCCTATAATAATCGCGGTAATGTCTACAAGGCAAAACGCCTGTATGATCGTGCTATTTCAGATTATGATAAAGCGATAGAACTCAAACCTAATTACGCCGACGCCTATTACAATCGTGGGATTGCCCACAACGTAAAAGACGAACATAATCTTGCTATCAAAAACTACAACAAAACAATACAAATTAATTCTAGGCATGCTGGAGCTTATAACAATCGTGGCAGAATCTACATCGAAAAAGGCGATTATGACCGTGCCATCGAAGACTATACCAAAGCAGTAGAACTAAATCCTAATAGAGCGGAGATATATTATAATCGTGGGATTGCTTATGAAAGAAGAGGCAACTACGGTCTTGCAATAAAAGACTCTACCAAAGCAATAGAACTGAAGCCAGATCTCGTTGACGCGTATCATAATCGAGGGATGGCTTACAATAAAAAAGGCAATTATAAGCACGCTATCAAAGACTACAATAAGGCAATAGAACTAAATCCTAATAGCGATATGACCTATTATAACCGTGGCAATGTTTATGGTGATATAGGTGATTATGACCGTGCCATCAAAGACCATACCAAAGCAATAGAACTGAAGCCAGATCTCGCTAGTGCCTACATCAATCGCGGCAATGCTTATAGCAATATAAGCGATTATGACCGTGCCATCAAAGACCATACCAAAGCAATAGAACTGAAGCCAGATCTCGCTAGTGCCTACAATAACCGTGGGGTGGCTTATGGCAAAAAAGATGAGATTGATTTTGCCATCAAAGACTATACCAAAGCGATAGAATTAAATCCCAATCGTGATATAACCTATTACAATCGTGGGGTAGTATGGTTACACTTACAAGAATGGGAAAAAGCCAAAGCTGATTTGATTGCTGCGAAGAAAAAGGGTATGGATATCATTCCCGCATTTCGTGATAGCTACAAAAACGTTGAGGCATTTGAAAAAGGTCACCGTGTAAAACTACCGGAAGACATTTCCCTTATGCTGACACAACGTCGGCGAGATCGCTATCCGAAGATGCAAAAAGTGTTGGATGCCGATGGAAATCCGATTGAATCGCCGAATGTGGTGAATTTACGTGAGCAACTTCGGAACGCTGGTACGCCGTTAGGTAAGTATGTCAAATCAAAACCCGCTTTCGGCATCAACACGGCACCCACAGAAGCGTTCGTTGTAGACAAAGCAACGCGGGATAAACTCATTGCTACTGATCCTTCATCTGCTGATATTTTGAAACCGTTTTTACACGGACAAGATTTAAGGCGTTGGCATGTTGACACGCCTCAGCAGTGGCTCATCTTTGCCCACCGTGGCATAGAGATAAACGACTATCCGGCAATCCTAAAGCACTTGGAAAAATATCAAGAAACTCTGAGCAAACGGAAAGGCAAACAGAAATGGTATGAGCTGCCGGTATCTCTCGGTGATATAGAGCGTTTTGCACAACCGAAACTCGTCTGTCCAGACACCTATAACCATCAGACTTTCGCTGTTGATACTGCCAGTTATTATTACGGCAAGACCTCTTATCTTATCCCAACTGAAGAAATGTGGCTCTGCGGTCTCCTCAATTCTCGGACTGTGGAGTGGTTTTATTCGCAGGTGTCGAACCAATTGACGATTGATCCGCTTCGGGCGCGGAGTGGGTATATCCAACAGATTCCGATTCCCGACATCACGCCAGTCCACAAAGCACTCATCGCTAAGATCGTTGATTATCTGATCTATCTACAGCAGCAACCGACAACAAACAGCAAAGATCTGAGACACGCTCGTGACGCTATAATGCTCGGATATTTTGAGCGGGTTATTGATGGCTTAGTTTATGAGTCTTATCTGCCCGAAGATCTTCATAAAGGGGACAAACATTTTTTCCAACCGTTGTTGGACGAGCAGTTGCCTTCGTACGAGGAAATTCAGGGTGATAAAATGATTATGTTACGAGACATTTTTGAGCTGCTATATGAAAGAACACATCTTGTCCGGCGTAACCTTTATTATCTGGATAGTGTAAAAGCAGTTCGTATCATTGAGGGTAAAATTTGAGATTAACTAATATTGAGATTAAAAACTTCAGAGCTTTTCCGAAATCCTATCAAATTGACCTGTACAATGCTGGAAAAAATTTATTAGTTTACGGAGAAAATGGGAGCGGGAAATCGTCGTTGTATCTCGCTTTAAAGTATTTTTTTGAATCTGGTGTAGACGCAGATAAAGAGGAGAACAAAAATACTGAGTTTGAAAATCATCAGAATATTTTTACCGAGGATCCTGGTTATGTCAAACTTTGTTTCCGTTCAGAGTCACGATTAGAGAAAGACACCTACGAGTGGTCGAGAGACACTAAAGAGACGACTGATGAACTGATCATCGAAGTCTCAAAAGCAAAGGGATTTCTTGACTATAAGTCACTGTTGGAGACTCACTATATTCATCGTGAAAGCGAAACAGTGAATTTGTTCAATTTGTTGGTTAAAACGTTGTTAGCAGACACTGCCAATCCCTTAACAAACAGAACTCTTGCTGATGATTGGAGTGAAATTCAGCCACCCTATCCACGCAGAAGAGATGCAAAAAACAAAATTGCAGACCTTGAGAGACGGATAGTCAATTTCAACAGAGAATTAGCGAACCGATTAACAGAACTCACTCCGAAGGTGTCTGAAATTCTTGAGAAGTTCGGATACAACATTGAACCCAACTTTGATTTTCAGGGAGTTACATACAATCAAAATAAGAAAGAACTTGAAAATCAAGAGATTCTCTTAGAAGTTGATTTTTTTAACGAAAATATCCGATCACATCATCTCTTTCTCAATGAGGCGAAGTTGTCAGCAATTGCAATTTCCGTCTATCTCTCATCAATTCTCCTTCTGCCGGACCCAAAAAGCGGACTGAGGATTCTCGCACTTGATGACGTACTCATCGGATTGGATATGTCTAATCGCTTCCCAGTACTGGATATTCTTGAGGAATATTTCAAAGATTACCAAATTTTTTTGACGACTTACGATAAAGCATGGTATGAAATTGCCAAGCAACGCACGGATCAAAAGGATTGGAAATACACCGAATTCTATTTCAAGGCAACCACCGAATACGAAATACCAGTCTGTAAGGAAGATATCCCGTATCTGGGAAAAGCGAGAGAATATCTTGATGCCAACGACTACAAAGCCTGTGCAATTTACGTCCGTACGGCTTTTGAGGAGATAATCAAGCGATTTTGTGACAAAAGGAATCTGAAGGTCAGGTACTGTGAGAACCCGAAAGAATTAACAACCAAAGATTTCTGGGAAGTAATAACAACTCAGGAAAAAAGAAGTCCTATCTATCCAGAACAAAATATTCTTCTTTTGGATCAAAAACTTGTTGATGAGATTGAATCGGCTCAAAAATTTATCCTAAACGAACTCAGTCACGCTACCTTTGTGAACATCTACAGAAAAGAACTTGAGGATGCCATTGATGCTGTAGAACAACTTGAAGCAGCATTAGCATAGGTTGAAACCATTGAGAATATAGGGACTAAGGAGAAATGCCGAAAGAACTCAATCAAGGGGCCGCCGATACCTATTACAGTCGCGGGCTGGCTCACAGCTTATAAGAGCGACCTCCCGGTCACGATTTCCCTTCAAAACCAACCAAAATCCGAGAGCCAAACATCGCTAAGACACCCAAGAATTGATTTGACAAAATCTGTCTAAAATGATAAATTGACTTCAAACAAGGGAAACCTACTTATGCCTTAGTTTTTAAAGATAAAGAAAGGACAACAATATGGCATCACAGAATGAACTAAAGTCAATGTTAGACGCGCCTATCGCTTTAGCACCGAACACCTATCTGCACTTCTACAACGGTGGGAAACTCCGTGCTGAGTTTATGGGCGAACCCGATCCGAAAGATGACTATTACTCCGAAGAATGGATCTTCTCGACGAACCGGGCAATTACTCCCGGTAGAGAGAATCCACCTGACAAAGGGCTGAGTCGCATCGAACTTCCGAGCGGTGAAGTTGTACTACTGAAAGAGCTGCTGGACGCATTTCCAGAAGAGACACTCGGTAGCGCGCACGTTGACAAATACGGCACTGAATTAGGAGTGCTCCTCAAGATTTTTGATGTTGGTGACGGCGCACATATTCCTATCCATTGGCATCCAAACCCCGACTTCTCGCAAAAACACCTCAATTCACCCTTCGGCAAAAACGAGGCATGGATCCTCATCGGCACACGTCCGGGCGCGAAGGCGTGGATAGGTTGGAAGGAAGCGATAGACAAAGCAGAATTCCGCCGCCTGATGGAGGCACAGGATGTGCCAACACTACGGAGTTTGATGCATGTCGTTGAACCGAAGGTTGGTGAGGTCTATTTCCTACGTACCCCGATCGTTCATTCGCTCGGTACAGGGCTTTGCGTCCTCGAACCACAAGAACCTACCGACTGGAATATTCTCGCCGAATGGGAAGGTTTTCCGTTTGAGAGAGAAGATGGACACCTCGGACTCGGATGGGACCTGGCAGTAGATGCCGCTGAATTCGATAAACTCGAATTGGATTACCTTAACAATTATATCCGACGGACACCCGAACTCGTCCGAGCAGAAGGGGAGAACCGAGAAGACCGAATCGTGCCAGAGGAAGCCTCAAAATTCTTCGGATGCTCACGGCTGACGGTGAACTCAACGCTGAGTATGCCAGCAGATAAAGGCTTCTACGCGCTTGTGACCTTGGGCGGTGAAGGCGTACTACGCGGCGATTTTGAAGATGTTCCGCTCAAACGCGGCAAATCCGTTTTCATACCGCGCTGCTTGTCCAGTTACGTGATTGTTAGTACGGGTGACACACCGATGGAAATCATCTGTTGCTATCCACCAAGCCTCTTCTAATTTATCTTGCGGTTAAACGATGGGGTTTCTACTTTGACGGCTTTTGCTCAAGAGCCGCCCTTCACTACGTTACGGGCTACGGT
Coding sequences within:
- a CDS encoding tetratricopeptide repeat protein, translating into MSKTLQGFITYSHEDTAQKDTLRKRLFVMEQNNELGTWDDGQLTPGDKALQEDILKKVADSDLLLYLVSAASLASKNCNKELGEALKQKIRVIPIILEHCDWLNHQLSGFEVLPHKGKPISKWEDPSEGWQNVVDGIRKAVDEMQAQAKSTSENVQNRRLAGWVLQQGNFLLMLKQINMAIEAYSHAIDLNPDNADAYINRGAAYIKGGKHDLAIENCNKAIQLRPNYALTYNNRGVAYDEKCEHDRAISDYDKAIELKPNYADAYNNRGNVYKAKRLYDRAISDYDKAIELKPNYADAYNNRGNVYKAKRLYDRAISDYDKAIELKPNYADAYYNRGIAHNVKDEHNLAIKNYNKTIQINSRHAGAYNNRGRIYIEKGDYDRAIEDYTKAVELNPNRAEIYYNRGIAYERRGNYGLAIKDSTKAIELKPDLVDAYHNRGMAYNKKGNYKHAIKDYNKAIELNPNSDMTYYNRGNVYGDIGDYDRAIKDHTKAIELKPDLASAYINRGNAYSNISDYDRAIKDHTKAIELKPDLASAYNNRGVAYGKKDEIDFAIKDYTKAIELNPNRDITYYNRGVVWLHLQEWEKAKADLIAAKKKGMDIIPAFRDSYKNVEAFEKGHRVKLPEDISLMLTQRRRDRYPKMQKVLDADGNPIESPNVVNLREQLRNAGTPLGKYVKSKPAFGINTAPTEAFVVDKATRDKLIATDPSSADILKPFLHGQDLRRWHVDTPQQWLIFAHRGIEINDYPAILKHLEKYQETLSKRKGKQKWYELPVSLGDIERFAQPKLVCPDTYNHQTFAVDTASYYYGKTSYLIPTEEMWLCGLLNSRTVEWFYSQVSNQLTIDPLRARSGYIQQIPIPDITPVHKALIAKIVDYLIYLQQQPTTNSKDLRHARDAIMLGYFERVIDGLVYESYLPEDLHKGDKHFFQPLLDEQLPSYEEIQGDKMIMLRDIFELLYERTHLVRRNLYYLDSVKAVRIIEGKI
- a CDS encoding AAA family ATPase, whose protein sequence is MRLTNIEIKNFRAFPKSYQIDLYNAGKNLLVYGENGSGKSSLYLALKYFFESGVDADKEENKNTEFENHQNIFTEDPGYVKLCFRSESRLEKDTYEWSRDTKETTDELIIEVSKAKGFLDYKSLLETHYIHRESETVNLFNLLVKTLLADTANPLTNRTLADDWSEIQPPYPRRRDAKNKIADLERRIVNFNRELANRLTELTPKVSEILEKFGYNIEPNFDFQGVTYNQNKKELENQEILLEVDFFNENIRSHHLFLNEAKLSAIAISVYLSSILLLPDPKSGLRILALDDVLIGLDMSNRFPVLDILEEYFKDYQIFLTTYDKAWYEIAKQRTDQKDWKYTEFYFKATTEYEIPVCKEDIPYLGKAREYLDANDYKACAIYVRTAFEEIIKRFCDKRNLKVRYCENPKELTTKDFWEVITTQEKRSPIYPEQNILLLDQKLVDEIESAQKFILNELSHATFVNIYRKELEDAIDAVEQLEAALA